A single window of Salvia splendens isolate huo1 chromosome 8, SspV2, whole genome shotgun sequence DNA harbors:
- the LOC121745305 gene encoding protein INVOLVED IN DE NOVO 2-like, with translation MSYSSEDETDISDSELDEYVDRCYKQLRVESHKVKFSNELFRCPFCPGKKKLVYAFKDLLQHASDVGKGSQNRDIKHKGKHLGLVKYMKNDLDQEGLALELAGLTVKPSPKDGMSVLFVWPWMGVVANLDGESISKLKTDLTKRGFDPARIRPLSDSRCAVVEFKRDWSGFYNAVMFEKEFEVGHHGKKDYLAASHSDGMYGWVARADDYNAEGVLGEYLQKNGDLKTIGDVEAEVQRKTSLLVAHLSSMIQELRVQVEKNGCLDKKVEGSCTEP, from the coding sequence ATGTCTTACTCGTCCGAAGACGAAACTGATATAAGTGATTCAGAGTTGGATGAGTATGTTGATCGATGCTACAAGCAGTTGAGGGTTGAAAGCCACAAAGTGAAGTTTTCAAATGAGTTGTTCAGGTGCCCGTTCTGCCCAGGGAAGAAGAAGCTGGTTTATGCATTTAAGGACCTTCTACAGCACGCCTCGGATGTTGGCAAGGGCTCACAGAACAGGGACATCAAGCACAAGGGGAAGCACTTGGGTCTCGTCAAATACATGAAGAATGATCTCGACCAGGAAGGTTTGGCTCTAGAACTTGCTGGGCTAACTGTCAAGCCTTCCCCAAAGGACGGTATGAGCGTGCTGTTTGTGTGGCCTTGGATGGGGGTTGTAGCAAATCTTGATGGAGAGAGTATCTCCAAACTCAAAACTGATCTTACCAAGAGAGGATTTGATCCTGCCAGAATCAGACCACTTTCTGATAGTAGGTGTGCAGTGGTGGAGTTTAAGAGAGACTGGTCTGGTTTCTATAATGCTGTTATGTTTGAGAAGGAATTTGAGGTTGGTCATCATGGGAAGAAGGATTATTTGGCAGCTTCGCATTCAGATGGCATGTATGGTTGGGTTGCTCGAGCTGATGATTATAATGCGGAGGGTGTCTTGGGTGAGTACCTTCAGAAGAATGGAGATTTGAAGACTATTGGTGATGTGGAAGCTGAGGTACAGCGCAAAACTAGCTTGCTTGTTGCTCATTTGAGTAGCATGATTCAAGAGTTGAGGGTGCAAGTTGAAAAAAATGGGTGCCTTGATAAGAAAGTTGAAGGAAGCTGTACTGAACCCTAA